The following nucleotide sequence is from Micromonospora sp. WMMD1120.
CCCAGGACCGCCTGCGATAACCCCCCGCGGCCCCTGGGCTGGCCGTGGTGATCGCGGTAGGTTCGCCGAGGGCCCACCACCGATCCTGTGGCACCCGCCCACCCCGGCGCGCCGGCCCTGCCGCGCAGACCACCAGCAGGAGGCGAAGTGAGCCAGGAAGTCCGGGGAGTGATCTCCCGCAGCAAGGGCGCGCCGGTCGAGGTCACCACCGTCGTGGTGCCCGATCCCGGCCCCGGTGAGGCCGTCGTTCAGATCCAGTCCTGCGGGGTCTGCCACACCGACCTGCACTATCGCGAGGGCGGCATCAACGACGACTACCCGTTCCTGCTCGGTCACGAGGCGGCCGGGATCGTCGAGCAGGTGGGCGAGGGCGTCACCGACGTCGCGCCGGGCGACTTCGTGGTGCTCAACTGGCGGGCCGTCTGCGGCGTCTGCCGCGCCTGCCGTCGGGGTCGCCCGTGGTACTGCTTCGACACCCACAACGCCAAGCGGCGGATGACCCTCACCGACGGCACCGAGCTCGCCCCGGCGCTGGGCATCGGCGCGTTCGTGGAGAAGACGCTGGTGCACGCCGGGCAGTGCACGAAGGTGGACCCGGCCGCCCGACCGGCCGCCGTCGGCCTGCTCGGCTGCGGGGTGATGGCCGGACTGGGCGCGGCGATGAACACCGGCAACGTCACGCGCGGCGACTCGGTCGCGGTGATCGGCTGCGGCGGCGTCGGGGACGCGGCGGTCGCCGGCGCGGCCCTCGCCGGCGCCACCACGATCGTCGCGGTGGACACCGACGGCCGCAAGCTGGACTGGGCCCGCAGGTTCGGCGCCACCCACACGGTGAACGCCTCGGAGACCGACCCGGTCGAGGCGATCCGGGCGGCCACCGGCGGCTTCGGCGCGGACGTGGTGATCGACGCGGTGGGCCGACCGGAGACCTGGCAGCAGGCCTTCTACGCGCGGGACCTGGCCGGCACCGTGGTGCTGGTCGGCGTGCCGACCCCGCAGATGCGGATCGAGCTGCCGCTGCTGGACGTCTTCGGTCGCGGCGGCGCGCTCAAGTCCAGCTGGTACGGCGACTGCCTGCCCAGCCGGGACTTCCCGATGCTCACCGAGCTGTACCTGCAGGGCCGCCTCGACCTGGACGCGTTCGTCACCGAGGAGATCAGCCTCGACCAGGTCGAGAACGCCTTCGACCGGATGCACCACGGCGACGTGCTCCGCTCGGTGGTGGTGTTCTGATGACCGCCCGGATCGACCACGCTGTCACCTCGGGCACGTTCTCCCTCGACGGGCAGACGTTCGACGTGGACAACAACGTGTGGGTGATCGGTGACGACGACGAGTGCGTCGTGCTGGACGCCCCGCACGACGTGCCCGCGATCCTCGCCCTGGTGGGGGACCGCCGGGTCCGGGCGATCCTCGCCACCCATGCCCACGACGACCACGTACGGGTGGCGCCCGAGCTGGCCGAGGCCACCGGCGCGCCGGTGCTGCTGCACGCCGCCGACCGGGTGCTGTGGGACCTGGTCCACCCGTACCTGCCCCCGCACGGAGAGCTGCACGACGGGCAGAGCATCGACGTCGCCGGCACCACGCTGCGGGTGCTGCACACTCCCGGGCACAGCCCCGGCGCGTGCAGTTTCCACGCTCCGGAGTTGGGTGCGGTGTTCACCGGGGACACCCTGTTCGCCGGTGGTCCGGGCGCGACCGGCCGTTCGTACAGCGACTTCGACACCATCGTGGCCTCGATCCGCGCCCGCCTGCTGACCCTGCCGGCGGAGACGGTCGTGCACACCGGCCACGGCGACGACACGACGATCGGCGCGGAGGCCCCGCATCTGGGGGAGTGGCTGGCCCGGGGCCACTGACCCCGTCCACCGTGGAGTTAGGATCCAGCGCATGGTCGCCGAGCCGCCCGTCCCCGTCGTCCGCCAGTTGCGCCTCGTGGTGGAGGCTGACGACCACGAGGCCGCCGTCGCCTTCTTCCGGGACGCGCTCGGCCTGCCCGAGGAGGCGGAGTTCGTCAGCGACGGAGACGCCCGGGTCATGATCCTTCAGGCGGGTCGCGCCACCCTCGAACTGGCCAACCCGGCCCAGAAGCGCCTTATCGACGAGGTCGAGGTGGGTCGACAGGTCGCGCCGCGCATCCGGGTGGCCTTCGAGGTGGACGACGCCGAGGCGACCACCGCCCGTCTGGTGGCCGCCGGCGCGAGCGAGGTGGCCCCACCGACGCGTACGCCGTGGGATTCGCTCAACTCCCGCCTGGACGCGCCCGCCGGCCTGCACATCACCGTCTTTCAGGAGCTGGG
It contains:
- a CDS encoding MBL fold metallo-hydrolase — its product is MTARIDHAVTSGTFSLDGQTFDVDNNVWVIGDDDECVVLDAPHDVPAILALVGDRRVRAILATHAHDDHVRVAPELAEATGAPVLLHAADRVLWDLVHPYLPPHGELHDGQSIDVAGTTLRVLHTPGHSPGACSFHAPELGAVFTGDTLFAGGPGATGRSYSDFDTIVASIRARLLTLPAETVVHTGHGDDTTIGAEAPHLGEWLARGH
- a CDS encoding S-(hydroxymethyl)mycothiol dehydrogenase, which encodes MSQEVRGVISRSKGAPVEVTTVVVPDPGPGEAVVQIQSCGVCHTDLHYREGGINDDYPFLLGHEAAGIVEQVGEGVTDVAPGDFVVLNWRAVCGVCRACRRGRPWYCFDTHNAKRRMTLTDGTELAPALGIGAFVEKTLVHAGQCTKVDPAARPAAVGLLGCGVMAGLGAAMNTGNVTRGDSVAVIGCGGVGDAAVAGAALAGATTIVAVDTDGRKLDWARRFGATHTVNASETDPVEAIRAATGGFGADVVIDAVGRPETWQQAFYARDLAGTVVLVGVPTPQMRIELPLLDVFGRGGALKSSWYGDCLPSRDFPMLTELYLQGRLDLDAFVTEEISLDQVENAFDRMHHGDVLRSVVVF
- a CDS encoding VOC family protein — translated: MVAEPPVPVVRQLRLVVEADDHEAAVAFFRDALGLPEEAEFVSDGDARVMILQAGRATLELANPAQKRLIDEVEVGRQVAPRIRVAFEVDDAEATTARLVAAGASEVAPPTRTPWDSLNSRLDAPAGLHITVFQELGARTGPQQGMPGRDSDD